Below is a genomic region from Procambarus clarkii isolate CNS0578487 chromosome 27, FALCON_Pclarkii_2.0, whole genome shotgun sequence.
cttttttgacatactgtactccacttcatatagtctagggcagctgcacaaatgcagatgtacatgtattaataaaaaaaaatcattcataatctgtatatggaacatcattcATAatattgcttgctcaacatggttAATGAGAGCATTTGATTTCCTcagcaatttctccctagtgctagttTGTAAAATTTAATAGCCTGAAACCTGAGTCCTTTTGTAATTGACTgactggctttctgtagcgggtttggatGTGAAATTTGTCTATTTTTTTAACAATAATTTCATTCATGCCTTTCGAGGcgttgcccaggggagtatgcaggttaagtccgctAACAAAACCCTTGTATTCATTTTCTCGGTTCATTCTCTCCTTtgtcgctgcaagcgcggcctgaatcggttttaacatttgaggtgtTCTAAGGCTCTTTATAAAGTTTACCAGTTTGCCAAGCAATAGATTAATTAAAGTTCTTTCAGTTTAGCGCCCTCATACTACTGGTTCTGTCTGACCTGCTTGTCGGTAAGTCTTTAAGTTTGGTGTGACTCGCTATTTGTGATGGCCTCGTAAGTTTTATTCACATGGTAATCAtaactgttgtacattctcaagctcataattgttataccaatgttcaATGCAGTTTAGAAAGATTTTCTTACTGTTATCCTGCGTCTTCTCAGCTTAGTGTCAGGTAGGCCAACATTAGACACGTGTATGTTAACTGTTATTGCTGAATGGTCAGACTTTGTCATCCATAATCAGTCTCGTACGTTGTGTATAATAGGTTAAAGCCTATAGAGCactcctccatatatttgcgttggCCGATTCTTACTGATAAATTAAAAATCATATGCATCGAGAATTACCAACAATCTTCTCCCGTTGGTGTTTGTGAATTGATCCCtcagttgattgatgaagattaagccacccaaaaggtggcacgggcatgaataatccgtaagtggtggcccttttgagtcataccagtatcaatagatgatactggagatctgtggaggtgcgactgcaccctgcgtgaggggagatgtctcccatcccTCAATTGTTTGTGTTCAGCATTTAAATCCCCCAGTTAAGATTGTAAGGTCAGTATGTACAAAATTAGATAGGTGTGTATACTGGAGGTCAGTAGGTGCATAGGCATTTATATCTAGTGTAGTTACCAGCGTGTACCCGGATACCGTAATATTGAAATGCCACTAGTTGTTGAGCGGGAAGTGGCTAATGTGGTAGTGATTTTGTAACATACACGAGACGCCTAACATAAACAAACGCCTGCATGAATAAAAATGCCCCAAAACCAATGAAGCTGgtcaacgtggcaggggcatggtTGTGGCAGGAAGACTGGTCCCGCCTGTGGTCATGCACACTGTCTGAAGCATGGTTTCAGGGCCAGGATCCAGACTAAACACTGGCTTGTGAACATACGGTTGCTAGGCTATCAAAGGTTTAGTTTGTCATTGTTTAGGATTTTGAAATTTTTAAAGCCACTAACATGTATATCGGGGACTAATCAATATGTAAATCATTGATCTTGTTACGTAAGCTGATCTCTGCAGATCCCTCGTGCATTAATACCTTTTGAATAGCATTAACTCCCACCCCTCGAATGTTaacttaaattaaatttaaattatgAACATTGCAACGTTCTCTGGTAGAGATGTTTTCAGTCATTCAAAGACTAATGAATGTTGTTCCTGCACGGTAGTTAATCTGTATCGGCTTTATCACCTGCTGCAATCTAGCCTTAACATTCGTTCATCTGTAGTCTAATAAGTTTAGTCCATTTAATTTTCATagttttaaaatctttattaattTAGACACCCCCTCCCCTCTGATTCGCAACCATTTTCCTCCTTCCCTTCGATCACAGACTGAAGCAATCTATGAGCGTTTGCATGACCTTCCCTGGAGCAGGGCTCTGGCAAGTCCAACTAGATTATTTGGTTTAGAGATTATACGATACATTGCAGCTAAGTGTTTATGCTTGCAGAACTCTAGTATTACAGCAGAGACCTGAATGGCGTTAGTACATAAAATATAGGCTGCATAAAGTTTCTACAAAAACTATGGTTCCTTTAAAAGAAAAGTGCGCCTACAGATCTACTTTGTAGTTTTATTCAGTGTACCTAGGAACTGAACCCTTAAAAACAGGGTTCTGTTCGGATGTCTTACCCAATGTTGCTGTTATAGATTCGGCTACTCTGAAAGAGTAGAAAGAGAAACTCTTACTCTCATGGCTAACTCTTCGCCTCTGAaagaggcgaagagttaggggtgacatgatagaggtttacaagtggatgaatggacataaccggggggatattaatagggtattaaaagtatcaacacaggacagaacacgaaacaatggatataaattggataagtttagatttaggaaagacttgggtaaatactggttcagtaacagggttgttgatttgtggaaccaattgccgcgtaacattgtggaggtggggtccctcgattgtttcaagcacgggttggacaagtatatgagtgggattgggtggttatagaattggagctgcctcgtatgggccaataggccttctgcagttacctttgttcttatgttcttatgaaaaagttaaagtagcacgggctatgatgagcctgtagtgggcttacctggcacaggagcggtgctgtcttCGCCCAAAGTTACTTCTAACTATATACTTGTATATTCTCAAATATCAAGAGTCTGCATTTTCACGTTACTTGACTTCAGCAAGTCATGAACTTTGAAATGGTTATTTATATGCTGGTTTTTAACCAGGTGGTTTAAATAGGTTGGGTTCAGATGTTCTAGGTATGAAAGTGGTGAGTATCAATATCCCAAATCTTTCCCAGCTAAAGGACGATGGGTACACCATATTTGCTTGCTTAAATATCGCGATAGATAAAACTTGGGCTCGGTAGACCAGATATGTTATAGCTGCAGTCATGTCGTACATTGGAACTCTGCAATAACTTGGTCTTTGTTTGAATATTGTACTAGTAATCTAATATATACAAAACGGAATTCAATGaaatattaatgtaattattTATGGAAAATGTAATGTGATAATACAACATCCAACGCTTTAAACAAACAAGCCCCACATGCTACCACCAAATAACTAAATGTCAGGTGTGAAAGTTGTCAAATGGGATAGGTAGCCTTCCTATCATGTAGCGGAAGCATTAGGGTTATTCTTCGCACTTAACATGTTTTTCCTTGTCCAGGAACTTTTATGGTCAGGTACACGAACAAGCGTAAACATGAACAGTTTCTCTTTACTCTGTAAGGATGTCATTTTTAAAATCTAAAAATAGAAGCGCGAGTTTAAGTTCTAAGTCGGTAACTAACTTGGGCAGTTCTTAGTATGTAACATTTGTAGACATTGAACAAACATGAGTACTGGATCTAAAAGTTCTAAAACaagatctaaaacaacaaaacaaaGTTTTCAGTTAGAACATTCTGATAACAAAAGTTCAGAGCATCCTTAAAGTAAAAAATTGGCGGTAACTTGGTTAATAAGACTCGGGCAACTTATCGTGCATCTGTCCGGAATTTGGAACAGATGGTTTTGTGCCATAAAACATAGTTTGGCATTTGCATATGTGGGCATTTGGGTATTTGACTAGTTTTAGCTAATTTCAGTATAGTATGTTTTTGTGCGAGGTTCCTCACACGAGGCAATAGGTCTCTGGTCTTGCTTCCTTGTTACCGTACCCATCCACTAACCATGGTATTCTATAGCATGCTTGCCCACTATAGCTCAAACAGCAATCCTGATCCTATAGTCATTGTATAACGGCGGTAGGCATGGCTTTCCATAGCCCTCTTCAAAAATACAGGATGTAAACAACAAAAGTTGTGGCAATATTGCTGCCCCAGCACGAGTTGTGACCGCGGGTGATCTCGTGGACCTTCCGTGCTGGTCACGTGGTGGGTCGCTGGAGGATCTTGCCTTACCTGTGCGCTGCGGATGTTGCCGGCGCACCCACCCACTTTCCACCAGGTTCTCTGTATTCCACTTAGTAAACTTGTTATAAGGAGTGCCTGCTGGGCGCTGTAATTGTCATTATTAATGTATTTTGTTGCAGCAGCAGGATGACACACAATACTGAAGCAAGAATGCAACATATATAGGTTGTCAACAATTCGCCACACCTACCTGTTTGTGACCTCACTTAGTCATTAGCTACCCACCCCCAAAGATTTACCTTTAATCTTCTACGGCTGCTTCCCTGGTTTGGGCTTAAGTTTTACCGAGAATTTGAGGGTTAAGCCGTGACTGTAGCTTACTGACCCACCAGACCTACCATGATAGTCCTGAACAGTGTCCAGGACTGGCTAAACTGTGCATACAGAAGTGGGGTGCATTTGTCTGCGCGCGCACACATTTCTGCAGCGATGGCTCCTGCCCACTGTGTCTGATTATGTTGAAGATGCCGGAATGTCCTTCCAGTAATGCTTCAGTGATAAATATACGAAGTTGCGTATTTAAATAAGTTTTATCACGCATGCACGTAGATTCACAGCATGGATCAACATGAAAATGTACTTTTCTTTTTAATTAAAGTAAATTTAGATTATACTTAAAGCATTATTCATTTCTAGGTATAAAGTCAGTAGACGGAAAAATGGGACTGAATAAGATACAGTAAACTGCTCTGACCATATCCAGGTGCATGGCAAATTCTTATGGACTTTGCTCTAGCAAAAATTGTTTCATCACTGTGAGGATAAAGATCAGTTGAATAAATGTAAAGTGACTAGCGATAGAGGCGTCTTAATTTAACTTGATCATTTTTAAACCAGCTTCTTTGACTTATTTATTAGAGTAGCTAGTTTAGTATAAAAATAACTAACAAGAAATGCAAGCGAGCTAAACTCTTTGCAAGATAAACCTGGCAGTCACTAAACACAATGAGTAGTTTTGGTTTGGTGTTAGGTTTTGAGCCCATCTGTTTTCTGGGGGGGATTAGAAAGGCCACCAGATTTGATTATTAACCAACCAAGAAGTTTACTTTAGTACTGAACCAAAGTCTGAACCGTGTAGCTAAAACAGAGAAGCGGGGTACACCTCTGTCTCCTTAGAGAATATCATTGAAGTTCCTATATtatttcatgatattaatgagacATACCCCTAGCTCTACGCCATAGTCagtcatttgttcatttgatgcatcacgttagtgtgatctgtgtaataatgtaagggcgaagagggagaacggcctgttgacatagttcgggtgcaggggggagttgtgtaaaaccctggtttgtgcctcggagaggctgcgggatccagtaagttcagtagaacttcggttttaactcttaccctgtcgtagctcagtcgattaaggcggtgtctgggatgctcccggacgcaggttcgaatcctcgtcacggcccttgtggatttgttcatttacctcCCTCACAAGTGTGTAAACCCCCCACACGGAACCTCTGTGGTCACTATCAAGCACAGAACATTAATTAACTATTAAACTGGCTTATTTTTTTAGAATTCTTTTTCCGGTCTATATGAAAACTACTTAGCGTACATGTATTGTTACGAAAGTGACTGGAACAAGCGATAATGCTCACCTCGCAAAGAGTAGGTAAATTGACAAGTTCATTTTCGCCATGGACTTGTAAGTTCCTGCattatggtccagggcggactggAAATCCCTCCACTTAGTAATAggtgtttatatttagcagaactGGCAATACAACTTGACCAGTGTTAACAGACGTCATGCATGACACTTGCAAACCACCTTTAATGAAAAGGGGGCGAGTAATTATcataagaaggcaccaagccgggaaggctatgtagcaccaaggGAACGAAACGTTTGgctaaacttgtaaagtttaactAGAATATAGTTTGCAGACAATTGTGAGGGTTCGCAAGTTATTTTCAGTTAACTGTTTAGCTAACAAAGGGACCAAAAGATGTTTTCTGGTGTGTATATACGCATTCATCCATTCACTGTTTTCACTGTATTGATGTACATATTTTTGTTCACAGGATGTGCGGGCGTCGCTGTGGGTTACCCTTTCGACACAGTGAAGGTAAGATATTATGGACCATGCCAATAATAGGCATGATCTGTTGAACAACAATGCCCTCTTAATTCGCCATCTTTCCTCCTTCATTGTCCATTGTGTATTTTGGTAAAGGGTATGAAGACAACTACCTAAACTTCTAAGCTTAATTTTTAGGCCTGATAAATAGAATCTTGGGTATATTTTAGCATttattagcttagattaggttgtgGCCTTCTTTCTCGGATCCTTTGTAATACAAACCGTAAGAAACGGCGACTCTGGTCGCAAGAATCTACATTGTGGATATATTCTACCGTCCCCGCAGGTGGTGTCGTTGTTGGAAGTTTCTCAGTGTTACTTATTGGTATATACAAAACTATAGCTGAAAAATTTGCTATAAATTCCCCAGCTTAATTGCGTATCTTGTAGTGGTACTTTTCTATAGGTATAATTCAAAGATTCCCTTCTTATTTTATTCACCTATTATTATCCCAactaaaataatatttatcagtAAAGTCACTACTCGCCTGCAATCTTCACATTCGAAATTCCACACAAGAGGTTGCTTTAGATAAACTAACCGTACGAAGTATGAGTAGGAACTGCAAAAGTTTCCGTCTAGTAATGGCGAGGGCTGATAAACGGTGCTGGTGGGTAGCCGCATTACATAGGCGCGGAAGTATACCAGGATCAGGGTAGAAGATAAAAAGTGGCCTGACCACTTTGGGCTTGTACCCAACTCTGGCGCAGTGTTTCTGTAAAATATTAGTTccctttcatgacgttttgatacATTTGCAAATGAAGCAAACTGGTCAAAGAAAGATTTTGGGAAAGAAAGTTGAAAGACAAAAAAGATAGTACTGTTGAGAATTAGGGAAAGTTAATGTGCAGTAGAGAATGGACCGACGACGGAAGCGGTCTACGTATCGTTTAGGTGAAATGTAgatagccaattactgaataatTTAAGTCATTCTAAATTATTAAAACTTATCAAAGAATAATAAATTTGCACAGTTCATCAAATAACGTACCAAATGTCAGCTTAAAATCTGTTTTGTTAATGGTCACATAGCGGTAAAGGTGACAGGATAGGCTATTTGTGAAGACTACTTTGTCGGATTAATTACTGCTCAGCGGAATTCTGAACTCGAGCTGTGATTGGCCGAGAGGCTGGAGGGTGGGCCTTATGGCGACACATCATCTCCAACACCCAACCAGGAGTGTTGATCAACTTCATTTACTCAGCAGTGTGGGGAAAGGTGTTGCTGGCATACCGACGCGCAATGAAGGTTGACCCAATAGGTTTAGTGCCAGGTTGTTGCAGGTTCGGCaataaatttagatttctatctaGGAGGAAACGGTTGAGTGAAATTTTTTATCCATGCTGGTAAGACTTCTGAAAATTTAATTTGGCGACGAATTTTTAACGAGAAGCCTATAATTCAATTAAAACTTGTCTGTTTAATttataaatttaaaatttttaaaatttataaattcaaataatttatcgGTTTTCAATGTATAGatattgccaaaaatttggaatttaTAGAGGaattaaagtggtacataaaggaacTTTCAGTTTAGAAATTAAtaaatttcatacattttaaaagtaCATTAAGCATCACTGTAATTAGTACTATGACGAAGTCTTGCCTGAAATTTAAAATACATAATTTCGGCCAGCTACAATAGTGTGCAACTTTAATTCAATAAATTAGAACTGTTCAGTGTATTTTGAGGTTTTTAGAGATTAAAAAGTTTAAAGTTAATTGCAGTTATTTTAGGTTTAATTTTAATGTGCACAGGTTAGTGActactatcttaaaaaataataaCGAGAATGTTTCTTCATACTCTGAAGAATGATCCGTTAAATATAGTGTGGAGCGGAAACTGGCTTCAGTTCTTCCTTTTAATGTGGTCAGTTATCAAGCGAggttagccagccagccagtcgacCTTCAAATAATAAGCGCATCTGTAAAGCTTTACAACGAAGCACTTCCtgtcaatatatttttttttaattacccaGAAGGTTGTGTACATGACGACAAAGGTGATTGtagtaaataaaaccgaaaagcaCAAAATTAAAGTACACATGAAAGTGATCACGGCTTAATCTGCAACACCACAATGACGCTGCTATAATTACCCTAAAATAAGATATAATTTACCATTTTGATGAAAGACTACCGCGGTCTGTGTTGGAATTTGATTGATCAACTGGACGGTAGACTAAACATTTCTCGTAACTATGCGCCCCGTGGTTTATGGGCAGCCTCTGGCTCGGTCACCTTCGTGTCTTAGGTATACTTACTCCAAAAGTTGTATAATCAGTCTGGCTAATACTTTTGTTTCCCCCGAACATAATTGGCTCCTTTGGAAAACTAATAAAATTATAGGACTAATAGTTCCAATAAACTGTGTAGCCAGCTTATAAAGATAAGCTAGCTGTGAAAATTATTAAATCCCAGGGCAGGTAAAGAATATTTATCACTCACAGAATATTAAAATACTAGACGTCATTCAGGATGACAATAAGAGCAAAAGAATAACGATGTTAAAGGTATCAGATTAAAAGGATTTTGTCACCGACATGGAATAAAGAACTTAACATCTATTAGCCTTTCCTAGTCTATAGTAAAAACTTTAGCTAGTTAAATGCATACTACTAGATTTAATTTCTTGCTGATCCATTGTCATTTTAAATACTCATTCTTTTCACTTTTGACCGTTACAAACCCGAATTTGTTTCATAGCACAGAAAAAATAATCCCTGGGTGTGCTTTCTAATTAACATGCAGAACCTGATAACCTTCGATGTATTTCAATCTATCCACTTCGCTTAAAGTAGTCTGCCTTCCCACAGGTCCGCCTCCAGACCCAAGACTTCAAGAACCCGATGTACAGAGGAACCTGGCACTGCCTTAGCGACACAGTCAAGAAAGAGTCGgtaagctttcagtacttgttttGGTTCTTGAGGATTAGCCTATAGATAAAGATTGTTTGCATTTGATTGTCACCTGCGGAATAAGACGGTCCATAGAAGCACTTAACAGGTGTAAATATAGTAGATAGTAGTGGGACCATATCTTCCGTTAATTCTGGCCCAATTGACAACTTGTTCTTGTGGTTGGCAGGTTCGTGGCTTGTACAAGGGTATGTCGTCACCGATGGCTGGAGTGGCAGTTGTGAATGCTATAGTCTTTGGCGTCCACGGCAATATGACTAAACACCAGAAAAACCCCAACTCACTCTGGTACGTTATGATCAAGCTGTTTACTTTTCTGAATATTAGGAACGATATAATAGTGATCTTGTATATTCGGTGGTCTATTTTTAATAACTTCAAAATTAAAGTTAAGGATTTTTATAATTTTAGCTTAAGTAATTATTGAACTCGCACACAATAACTAGAATAGTAAACCTGCTGTACCTTTCTGTATATTAATCCAATTTATAACTGTTAGGCCTTCAGTTTTAGAGCAGTGGAGGTAGTGTGGGTAGTATGCACCTGGTGTTACAGCTGCCCTCCCACAGGTCGCAGATGATGTGTGGGGCCACTGCTGGCTTCTGCCAGTCCTTTGTATCTTCGCCAATGGAGCTAATTAAAACCCGCGTCCAGATACAGACAGAAGCCTCAGTAATGAGTGTAAAGAGCCTGAGCACTGCGGCAACTTCCTCCAGTACAATAAACCACTGCGCCACCTACAGCAGCCCGCTCGACTGTTTGAAAAAGATATGCACTACGGAGGGCTGGCGAGGGCTCTTCAGGGGGCAACTCATCACTGTCGCCAGAGACGTTAGTAATTGTTCTTTTTTTCTCTAAAACAAGATGTTTTAATCATAGTGACAACACATTGATTAAAGGACCCAATgtcaattggggggggggggtgataattgACATTAAAATGTGCACTTTATTTTTAATGTTTAGTAACCCAACTGATCTTGATTTCTTATATTCCACATACATCAGATAATTGTTAATGGATTATTAACAATTAACCAAACTGATAATGCTACACAAATAATTTTTTTCGTAAATTTCCTCTAGTATATTAAACCAGTTCTTACAGTGAAGAATGTTATTTGCTATTTCTAGCAACGAATGTTATTTGCTATTTCTAGCAACCCTTATCGGCTCGGGTTTTCAGTTAAAAGATGTGGACAAATACAGGGTCGCACACTTCATATAAAAGGTTCCTTTTCATATAAAAGACTATTAAATGGTTACAGATTTTTGCCGCCCCCACTCTGGAAGCCTAGTAACTAGAGGACAAACCTGCCGGATTTGAGGGGGTTAACTAACATTCAAACATTGGCTTCTATTAATTTTTCAGATCAGCGTAACATAATTTGGAACTTTAGTTGTTATTCACGCATAACTGCTATGCAAGTAGTAACATATGTCGTGCGACAATTAAATTAGAAAAACTCCATGTGTTACTGAAGATATGTTTTCAGGTGCCAGGATTTTCTTCGTATTTCGTCACCTACGAGTACCTGAGCCGCTCCTGCGCAGCCAGTGATGGCAGCATCCCTGCTTTGGCCGTACTTGGTGCTGGAGGCTTTGCTGGCGCAGCTTCTTGGGTCTTGACTTACCCCATAGATGTCGTAAAGTCCAGACTCCAGGTGAGTGAAAAAATACTTTAATCTTATTCGAGGGTACATTTTACTTACTCAACTTTATTAGA
It encodes:
- the LOC123762680 gene encoding mitochondrial basic amino acids transporter is translated as MALDFIAGCLGGCAGVAVGYPFDTVKVRLQTQDFKNPMYRGTWHCLSDTVKKESVRGLYKGMSSPMAGVAVVNAIVFGVHGNMTKHQKNPNSLWSQMMCGATAGFCQSFVSSPMELIKTRVQIQTEASVMSVKSLSTAATSSSTINHCATYSSPLDCLKKICTTEGWRGLFRGQLITVARDVPGFSSYFVTYEYLSRSCAASDGSIPALAVLGAGGFAGAASWVLTYPIDVVKSRLQADGIGGVTKYKGIIHCAKTSIAAEGIGVMFRGLNSSLLRAFPTNAATFAVVTWTLQLCRLREARKDMPQSWREVLEGGEALVKAASVPTSLEPTLNSQTQWQSSLAFLPQVMADSTMGSGMEQEEETSGEPRQCDCGGDYSSVASSVMGRIPELLGNDGMGHNGVWKSRGDILCCTRPSLWALTKHQHNLSIVL